A single region of the Geobacillus subterraneus genome encodes:
- a CDS encoding PCYCGC motif-containing (lipo)protein has product MKRPTQIAACLLSLSVLLSGCADDSSHEQSHSHMTKTAAGDIRETTKSVEHLPSFLGAFEEEMAVLYQQAAEHRELLENIPCYCGCGESAGHQNNYDCFVHENKQDGAVVWDDHATKCGVCLEIAAESIAAYDQGKSIKDIRHMIDEKYKEGYAEPTPTKPL; this is encoded by the coding sequence TTGAAACGTCCGACACAGATTGCAGCATGCCTGTTGTCGCTTAGCGTTCTATTGTCAGGCTGTGCTGATGACAGCAGCCACGAACAAAGCCATTCGCATATGACGAAAACCGCTGCTGGCGATATTCGTGAGACAACGAAATCGGTTGAGCATTTGCCAAGCTTTTTAGGCGCGTTCGAGGAAGAAATGGCCGTGTTGTACCAACAAGCCGCCGAGCACCGCGAACTGCTCGAGAACATCCCGTGCTATTGCGGCTGCGGCGAATCAGCCGGGCATCAAAACAATTACGACTGTTTCGTCCATGAAAATAAACAAGACGGAGCAGTCGTTTGGGATGACCACGCGACAAAATGCGGCGTCTGCCTAGAGATCGCCGCTGAGTCGATCGCCGCTTATGACCAAGGGAAATCGATCAAAGACATCCGGCATATGATCGACGAAAAATATAAAGAAGGCTACGCCGAACCGACACCGACGAAACCGCTCTAA